One region of Quercus lobata isolate SW786 chromosome 2, ValleyOak3.0 Primary Assembly, whole genome shotgun sequence genomic DNA includes:
- the LOC115977602 gene encoding disease resistance protein At4g27190-like, whose translation MVFNVEPVKMTISSEQKKIEIGEIGNLASQERQPERIQVEEMQPQALSTQGVVFDDGAVKILKSNGQMESQIEDVEMEPEASEQCGLFLMQGGLGLTKPPKDDDWKNAKEIYLMDNELSILPENPRCPNLSALFLPRNYKLRTIPLSFFDYMPALQILNLSRTGIKSLPDSLIRLVSLKRLFLNDCHRLMTLSPKVGNLKLLEVLDLEGAKIMDLPMEIKELTNMKCLEVSFYGYMSNGRRAMQSNAVVPGGVISALSQLEELNIDVNPDNEQWDAHVEDIVTEVCTLKKLETLKFYFPRVELLRHFQWNSLSLSHFRFTVGRHVKRIMSRVPLDVEFELERWERSLRYINGVGVPRDIKKVLQHATAFFLDRHATAKKLSNFGIQNMEKLKCIVMGECNELQVIIDEADGYEGDDCNQNVSKSYGTEKNVLGSLEYLYVYYMKSLRGIWEGSVQQNSLFLLKSLTLRTCPQLTTIFTQGSINNLCNLEELKVEDCPSIKSIVCCDIPAEHKTSYFLPKLKKISLHYMPGLVSISGGLRIAPKLEWLSFYNCPNLKNPLIDEVFSQDLKKIKGERSWWEALEWSNSCPGNLDEIFVPIDI comes from the coding sequence ATGGTGTTTAACGTTGAACCAGTTAAGATGACTATTTCAagtgaacaaaagaaaattgaaattggaGAAATTGGGAATTTAGCTTCACAAGAAAGACAACCAGAGCGTATACAGGTTGAGGAAATGCAACCACAAGCATTAAGTACTCAAGGAGTGGTGTTTGATGATGGAGCAGTTAAGATCCTTAAATCTAATGGGCAGATGGAATCTCAGATTGAAGACGTTGAGATGGAACCTGAAGCCAGTGAGCAATGTGGATTATTTCTCATGCAGGGTGGTTTAGGATTAACTAAGCCGCCAAAGGATGATGATTGGAAGAACGCCAAAGAGATTTACTTGATGGACAATGAGTTGTCCATCTTACCTGAGAATCCAAGGTGCCCCAATCTGTCAGCTTTGTTCCTTCCAAGAAACTACAAATTGAGAACGATTCCTCTGTCATTTTTTGATTACATGCCAGCCCTTCAAATCCTGAACTTGTCCAGGACTGGTATCAAGTCTTTGCCTGATTCCCTTATCAGATTGGTAAGCCTCAAAAGACTGTTTCTAAATGATTGTCATCGCCTCATGACGTTGTCACCAAAGGTTGGAAATCTCAAGCTGCTTGAGGTTCTTGATCTTGAAGGGGCAAAGATTATGGATTTACCTATGGAGATTAAGGAGCTAACTAATATGAAATGCTTGGAAGTTTCATTTTACGGATATATGAGTAATGGTAGGAGAGCCATGCAGTCAAATGCAGTGGTTCCTGGTGGGGTAATTTCTGCATTGTCTCAGTTAGAAGAATTGAATATTGATGTGAATCCAGATAATGAGCAGTGGGATGCACATGTGGAAGATATTGTTACTGAAGTATGTACCTTAAAGAAGTTGGAAACTCTTAAATTCTATTTTCCAAGGGTGGAACTTTTGAGGCACTTTCAGTGGAATAGCCTATCACTGTCTCATTTCAGATTTACTGTTGGTCGCCATGTTAAGCGCATTATGTCTAGAGTCCCACTTGATGTTGAATTTGAGCTAGAACGATGGGAGAGATCCTTGAGATACATAAATGGTGTGGGTGTCCCTAGAGATATTAAAAAGGTACTCCAACATGCCACAGCATTTTTCTTAGACAGGCATGCAACTGCTAAGAAGCTATCCAATTTTGGGATTCAAAATATGGAGAAACTAAAATGCATAGTTATGGGGGAATGTAATGAGCTTCAAGTGATTATAGATGAAGCAGATGGTTATGAAGGGGATGATTGCAACCAAAATGTATCTAAATCCTATGGTACTGAAAAAAATGTTCTTGGATCACTTGAATACCTGTATGTGTATTATATGAAGAGTTTAAGGGGCATATGGGAGGGGTCGGTACAGCaaaattctttgtttcttctcAAGTCCTTGACATTGCGCACATGTCCCCAGTTGACCACTATTTTCACACAAGGGTCTATTAATAACCTATGCAACTTAGAAGAGCTTAAAGTTGAAGATTGCCCCTCTATCAAAAGCATAGTATGTTGCGACATTCCTGCTGAGCATAAGACCTCTTATTTTCTCCCAAAATTGAAGAAGATTTCACTTCATTACATGCCTGGATTAGTTAGCATCTCTGGTGGTTTACGCATTGCACCAAAGTTAGAATGGTTGAGTTTTTATAATTGCCCAAATCTTAAGAATCCATTAATCGATGAAGTATTTAGTCAAGATTTGAAAAAGATAAAGGGTGAGAGGAGTTGGTGGGAAGCATTGGAGTGGAGCAACAGTTGTCCGGGTAATTTGGATGAAATTTTTGTTCCAATTGACATATGA